The Devosia sp. MC521 genome has a segment encoding these proteins:
- a CDS encoding aminodeoxychorismate/anthranilate synthase component II: MTKTLVIDNYDSFTYNLVHYLAELGADITVKRNDKITLDEIAEMTPEAIVLSPGPCTPTEAGVCLDVIERFKGEIPMLGVCLGHQAIGQALGGDVVRAPTLFHGKTSKINHTGKGLFRGLNAGFDATRYHSLIVKADTLPDELEVTATTDDGLIMGMQHKSLPIHGVQFHPESIASENGHAMLQNFLNLARDFNARKAA; the protein is encoded by the coding sequence ATGACCAAGACCCTCGTTATCGATAACTACGACAGCTTCACCTACAACCTCGTCCACTATCTCGCCGAGCTCGGCGCTGACATCACCGTCAAGCGCAACGACAAGATCACGCTCGATGAGATCGCCGAAATGACCCCCGAGGCCATCGTGCTCTCGCCCGGCCCCTGCACACCCACCGAAGCCGGCGTCTGCCTCGACGTTATCGAGCGCTTCAAGGGTGAAATCCCCATGCTCGGCGTCTGCCTCGGCCATCAGGCCATTGGCCAGGCTCTCGGCGGCGATGTTGTCCGCGCCCCAACCCTGTTCCATGGCAAGACTAGCAAGATCAATCACACCGGCAAGGGGCTTTTCCGTGGCCTCAATGCTGGGTTTGACGCCACGCGCTATCACTCGCTCATCGTCAAGGCCGACACGCTGCCTGATGAGCTTGAAGTCACCGCCACCACCGATGATGGCCTGATCATGGGCATGCAGCACAAGTCACTGCCCATTCACGGCGTGCAGTTCCACCCGGAAAGCATCGCCAGCGAAAATGGCCACGCCATGCTGCAAAACTTCCTGAACCTTGCCCGTGATTTCAACGCCCGAAAGGCTGCGTGA
- the trpE gene encoding anthranilate synthase component I, producing the protein MTPDFAQTFSAQYDAGKSGIVWRRIVADLETPIGTYLKLAADRTHTFLLESVQDGTKRGRYSIIGLQPDLLLKVENGTASINRSAQTDPDAFVPVDALPLDALRDLVAESAIDMPSQLPPQSAGVFGYLGYEMVRYMERLPNSNPDELGTPEAVLMRPSLLAIFDTLKDELYLTAPVYVKDGVSAAQALAAAEDRIDDAIARLSRALPATPAVADLESIEVTSNTTEEEFFGMVAKAKDYITAGDIFQVVLSQRFSAEFTLPPTALYRALRRTNPSPYMYFLDFGGFAVAGSSPEILVRVQDGEVTIRPIAGTRKRGATPIRDQELAEELLSDPKELSEHLMLLDLGRNDVGRVAKPGTVKVTDKFFLEYYSHVMHIVSNVVGELDPVNDFVDALSAGFPAGTVSGAPKVRAMEIIDELEQSRRGIYGGCVGYFGADGTMDTCIVLRTGIVKDGKLYVQSGAGIVADSKPELEQLECQNKARALFSAAEEALRYAGEPRVGQ; encoded by the coding sequence ATGACGCCCGACTTTGCTCAGACATTCAGCGCCCAATACGACGCAGGAAAGTCTGGCATCGTCTGGCGTCGCATCGTGGCAGACCTTGAGACGCCGATCGGCACCTATCTGAAGCTGGCAGCCGACCGCACCCACACCTTCCTTTTGGAAAGTGTTCAGGACGGCACCAAGCGTGGTCGGTATTCGATCATCGGTCTTCAGCCAGATCTGCTGCTCAAGGTCGAAAACGGCACCGCCTCGATCAATCGCTCCGCCCAAACCGATCCCGACGCCTTCGTGCCTGTCGACGCACTTCCGCTCGATGCTCTGCGTGATCTCGTGGCCGAAAGCGCCATCGACATGCCGAGCCAGTTGCCGCCCCAATCGGCAGGCGTCTTCGGCTATTTGGGCTATGAAATGGTGCGCTATATGGAGCGCCTGCCCAATAGCAATCCCGATGAGCTCGGCACCCCTGAAGCCGTGCTGATGCGCCCATCCCTGCTGGCGATTTTCGACACGCTCAAGGATGAACTTTACCTCACCGCACCCGTCTATGTGAAAGACGGCGTCTCGGCGGCGCAGGCGCTTGCAGCGGCCGAAGATCGTATCGATGATGCAATAGCGCGCCTGTCACGCGCTCTCCCCGCCACGCCCGCCGTCGCTGACCTTGAGTCGATTGAGGTCACCAGCAACACCACCGAGGAAGAATTCTTCGGCATGGTCGCCAAGGCCAAGGACTACATCACGGCTGGCGATATTTTCCAGGTCGTCCTCAGCCAGCGATTCTCGGCTGAGTTCACCCTGCCCCCGACCGCGCTCTATCGGGCGCTGCGCCGAACCAATCCAAGCCCCTATATGTATTTCCTCGATTTCGGTGGTTTTGCAGTCGCTGGCTCCAGCCCCGAAATTCTGGTGCGCGTGCAGGATGGCGAAGTCACCATTCGTCCAATCGCAGGCACGCGTAAGCGTGGCGCGACGCCGATCCGCGATCAGGAATTGGCGGAAGAACTGCTCTCCGATCCAAAGGAATTGTCCGAGCACCTCATGCTGCTCGATCTGGGCCGCAACGACGTTGGTCGTGTCGCCAAGCCGGGCACGGTAAAAGTCACGGACAAGTTCTTCCTCGAATATTATTCCCACGTCATGCACATCGTTTCCAACGTTGTGGGTGAACTCGACCCCGTCAACGACTTCGTTGATGCGCTCTCTGCTGGCTTCCCGGCTGGCACGGTATCTGGCGCGCCAAAGGTCCGTGCGATGGAAATCATCGACGAGCTGGAACAGTCCCGTCGTGGCATTTACGGCGGTTGCGTCGGCTACTTCGGCGCCGATGGCACAATGGACACCTGTATCGTCCTGCGCACCGGCATCGTGAAGGACGGCAAGCTTTACGTTCAGTCTGGCGCGGGCATTGTTGCCGACAGCAAGCCCGAACTTGAACAACTAGAATGCCAGAATAAGGCAAGAGCCCTTTTCAGCGCTGCTGAAGAAGCGCTACGATATGCAGGCGAACCGAGAGTGGGCCAATAA